One Thalassotalea sediminis DNA segment encodes these proteins:
- a CDS encoding YcjX family protein, with amino-acid sequence MSLIEKALIDKIKVKANVLKHRAIDQHVNLAVTGLSRSGKTAFITSLVNQLINENSQSQMTFFSTIHEGRFIAAKRVPQKDLHIARFDYDSAAKALSEEPPCWPLPTKGISQLRLAIKYQPNNSIIKYTTDNATIFIDITDYPGEWLLDLPMLNQTFEEWSEVMTELLKQAPRVEIAEEFIQRLESLSPFDPVDEKLLAELSEQYTQLLQTFRNEMGLSLIQPGRFILPGDLAGAPILQFFPYTNFSDIDLDAYQKAEEDTLIGMLRARYIEYKERVVKAFYKEHFVNFDRQIILADCLTPLNNGYGSFNDLQQAMNLITESFRYGKANFLTRMFSPKIDKLLFAATKSDHVTPEQHGNLTSLLNQLIHPIRQKINFENITTETIAISSVKATQFGKSQHQGKTLPVIRGIKLPERKQITLFPGMVPKALPAESYWQDNSFNFMPFAPLESTGLHQPFQHIRMDQVLEFLLGDKMK; translated from the coding sequence ATGTCGTTAATTGAAAAAGCATTGATAGATAAGATAAAAGTTAAAGCAAATGTGTTAAAGCATCGTGCAATCGATCAACATGTGAACCTTGCAGTTACTGGCCTCAGTCGCAGTGGTAAAACTGCTTTTATCACCTCTTTGGTTAATCAATTAATCAATGAAAATTCGCAATCACAAATGACTTTCTTTTCAACCATTCATGAAGGTCGATTTATTGCAGCTAAACGTGTACCGCAAAAAGATTTACATATTGCAAGATTTGATTATGATTCAGCGGCTAAAGCGTTAAGTGAAGAGCCGCCATGTTGGCCACTACCAACAAAAGGTATCAGTCAATTACGCTTAGCGATAAAGTATCAACCAAATAATTCGATAATTAAGTACACAACGGACAACGCTACGATTTTTATTGATATTACCGATTATCCGGGTGAATGGTTACTTGATCTCCCTATGCTAAACCAAACGTTTGAAGAGTGGAGTGAGGTCATGACCGAGTTGCTGAAACAAGCACCTCGTGTTGAAATAGCTGAAGAGTTTATTCAGCGTTTGGAATCATTGTCACCATTTGATCCTGTCGACGAAAAGCTGCTTGCTGAGCTTTCTGAACAATATACCCAACTGCTACAAACTTTTCGTAACGAAATGGGACTTTCTCTCATACAACCTGGGCGATTTATTTTGCCAGGCGATTTAGCCGGCGCGCCTATACTACAGTTCTTTCCGTACACTAATTTCTCTGATATTGACCTAGATGCCTATCAAAAAGCAGAAGAAGATACACTGATCGGTATGTTAAGAGCTAGGTATATTGAGTATAAAGAAAGAGTGGTTAAGGCTTTTTATAAAGAACATTTCGTTAACTTTGACCGACAAATAATTTTGGCTGATTGCTTAACACCACTTAATAACGGTTACGGCAGTTTTAATGACTTACAACAAGCCATGAATCTAATTACCGAAAGTTTTCGGTATGGTAAGGCTAACTTTTTAACACGTATGTTCTCGCCGAAAATTGATAAGTTATTGTTTGCCGCAACCAAGTCAGATCATGTAACACCTGAGCAGCATGGTAATCTTACGTCTTTGCTAAATCAGCTTATTCATCCAATTAGGCAGAAAATAAACTTTGAAAATATAACGACTGAAACCATCGCGATTTCATCAGTAAAGGCGACGCAGTTTGGTAAGAGTCAACATCAAGGAAAAACGTTGCCCGTTATTCGGGGCATAAAACTACCTGAGCGTAAACAAATCACGCTGTTTCCTGGCATGGTGCCAAAAGCTTTGCCAGCAGAATCATATTGGCAGGATAACAGTTTTAATTTTATGCCATTTGCGCCACTTGAATCCACTGGACTACATCAGCCATTTCAACATATTAGAATGGATCAGGTGCTTGAGTTTTTATTGGGAGATAAAATGAAATGA
- the pspC gene encoding envelope stress response membrane protein PspC — MTKKCRGELFRNPSKGKVAGVCAGIADYFGWETWLVRILVVSGVLLGMGWFVVIYIAAWFILDKTPTSAKDTASKNHYATPEDVKRNEDLAAEPIKVKAKIWQAGEPPKQAFHDISKKFRMLERELQLMERYVTSPEFTVSREINKL, encoded by the coding sequence ATGACCAAAAAATGTCGCGGAGAACTATTTCGTAATCCAAGTAAAGGAAAAGTTGCGGGCGTTTGCGCTGGTATAGCTGATTACTTTGGTTGGGAGACTTGGCTAGTTCGTATACTTGTTGTTTCAGGTGTTTTGCTCGGCATGGGTTGGTTTGTTGTGATTTATATCGCTGCGTGGTTTATTTTAGATAAAACGCCAACGTCAGCAAAAGATACTGCGTCGAAAAATCATTATGCAACGCCTGAAGACGTTAAGCGAAATGAGGATTTAGCAGCAGAGCCTATCAAAGTAAAAGCTAAGATATGGCAAGCAGGAGAACCTCCTAAACAAGCATTCCATGATATAAGCAAAAAATTTAGAATGCTTGAACGGGAATTACAGTTAATGGAGCGATATGTAACATCACCAGAGTTTACAGTTTCTCGCGAAATCAACAAGTTATAA